Within the Streptomyces sp. NBC_00353 genome, the region TCGCCGACGAGCTGTCCGTCTCCGGCATCGCCGACTTCGGTACCAGGCCGTGCTTGGCGACCAGCGCCACGAACATGTTCCACTGGCCGCCGTCGCTGATGGGGTCCCCGAGCAGGTGCGCCACCGTCCGGTCGTCGACGTCTCGGTCAGCGGTCTCGATGATGGCCTCGAGGAAGTGGTTCGCCCGCTCGAACTTGTCCCACCAGAGCAGGTAGTTCTGGGAGAACTCGAAGTCCTTCACACCGAGCTTCCGTGCGGCGCCGACGCGCAGCAGGTTGAGCCCGGCGAACATCCAACAGCGCCCGCTGTTCTTCTGGTTGGTGACTTTCCAGTCGTCCAGGTGGTGGGAGACCGAGTGGTCGACGGCGGTCACGATCCGCCGGTCCAGGGCGATGTCGTCCACGGGCGTCTGGGTCACGGCGTTCTGCATCAGCCGGTTCGCCGGCCGAGAGGCGAACTCCTTCTCGAAGACCTCGAACTGCGCGGGGGTGAGACTGCGGTCGGTGGCCTGATGGGAGTGAGGGTGTCCGAGCGTCACAGTATCCGCTTCCAGTTCTCGAGTCGGCCCGTGATCGCGCGGGCCCGGGGCAGGCGTGAGGGGAAGGCGGTCTCACCGTCGCACGGCCGTTCAGCCGCAGTCAACGGAGTTGCCCACACGATCGACGAGGTGACCTGCCGTGGCGTGCCGGGCGCGCATCCGCCCCCGCTCTTCGGGAACGGTGCGCCGGTCAGCACGTGTTGGCCGTGCAGTTACGCCACAACCCACGGCGGGGTGAACGGAGCGGCCCCCGAGCAAACCCGTCGGCCACGTGCAGGCCGCGGCACGCTCACCGCTCCGGGAACCGCTCCCCGCACCTGCTGCAGAACACCGGCGCCGGATCGACCGAGAGGCGGCCGCAGTCGGGACAGACCCGGTCCAGCATGCAGGGCCCCTCGCCGCCTTCGTGCGCCGCCGGGACCTCGACCGAGGGCTTGATGGTCAGGCCCGGACGGCGGCGGTGGACGGTGAGGTACGCCAGGCCGTCCGGGCCGGCCGCGAGGGCGCGGCGGGAGGTGCGGGGCAACCAGAGGACCGTGGTGGGGGC harbors:
- a CDS encoding cupin domain-containing protein; this encodes MISTPRVLAVLDDLLATAAPDRRGALWQLAEQGRELDANLVRLPPGGEVGEHQEDVLDVLLVVIAGSGRATTGAEVLELAPTTVLWLPRTSRRALAAGPDGLAYLTVHRRRPGLTIKPSVEVPAAHEGGEGPCMLDRVCPDCGRLSVDPAPVFCSRCGERFPER